Proteins found in one Streptomyces sp. NBC_00461 genomic segment:
- a CDS encoding sugar phosphate isomerase/epimerase family protein, with amino-acid sequence MSRINQTDPELAHRLTRRGMLGVAAGATAAALLGAAASPATASAATAADASTGGRGRPVLPPGRLGIQLYSLRDKVSTLGFAPVFAELEKYGYDEVEFAGYTQGSAGPITLAQLRRLARNHGLNPIGSHVGYYAADPNAYTFAQNLTQVLDDAEALGLKHIGTASGPGRYGNTVDGWKRAAEEFNTYGAAAKARGMKFYQHNHSDEFGFATDNPKVRLYDVLLAETDPRLVYLEMDIFWAYAGQFRFSTRPDGSPAPFEPLDYVLKQPHRYPLFHVKDGVSDPANEFGYRMVDVGDGDIDYQKFISAVTRLRGERLAHHWQTEHDQPTESFTFARRSSAYLHSLCEKC; translated from the coding sequence ATGAGCCGCATCAACCAGACGGATCCCGAACTCGCCCACCGCCTCACCAGACGAGGCATGCTAGGCGTTGCCGCGGGCGCCACCGCCGCCGCGCTGCTGGGCGCCGCCGCGTCCCCCGCCACCGCGTCTGCCGCCACTGCGGCCGACGCCTCCACCGGCGGCCGCGGACGTCCCGTCCTGCCGCCCGGGCGTCTCGGCATCCAGCTGTACAGCCTGCGCGACAAGGTCTCCACGCTGGGCTTCGCACCCGTCTTCGCCGAACTGGAGAAGTACGGGTACGACGAGGTCGAGTTCGCCGGATACACCCAGGGCTCCGCGGGCCCCATCACCCTCGCCCAGCTCAGGCGGCTGGCGAGGAACCACGGCCTCAACCCGATCGGCAGCCACGTCGGCTACTACGCCGCCGACCCCAACGCCTACACCTTCGCCCAGAACCTCACCCAGGTCCTGGACGACGCCGAGGCCCTCGGCCTCAAGCACATCGGCACCGCATCCGGTCCGGGCCGCTACGGCAACACCGTCGACGGCTGGAAGCGAGCCGCCGAGGAATTCAACACCTACGGCGCCGCGGCCAAGGCGCGCGGCATGAAGTTCTACCAGCACAACCACTCCGACGAGTTCGGCTTCGCCACCGACAACCCCAAGGTCCGCCTCTACGACGTGCTGCTCGCCGAGACCGACCCCCGTCTCGTGTACCTGGAGATGGACATCTTCTGGGCGTACGCGGGCCAGTTCCGTTTCTCGACGCGGCCCGACGGCAGCCCCGCGCCCTTCGAACCCCTCGACTACGTACTCAAGCAGCCCCACCGCTACCCGCTCTTCCACGTCAAGGACGGAGTGAGCGACCCGGCCAACGAGTTCGGCTACCGCATGGTCGACGTCGGCGACGGCGACATCGACTACCAGAAGTTCATCTCCGCGGTGACCCGACTGCGCGGCGAGCGCCTCGCCCACCACTGGCAGACCGAACACGACCAGCCCACCGAGTCGTTCACCTTCGCCCGCCGCTCCAGCGCGTACCTGCACTCCCTGTGCGAGAAGTGCTGA
- a CDS encoding OFA family MFS transporter translates to MTADPIAAGSSSADPDAAHRSYREVTDSHGRVYRVGESDRDILGHSRTFMVYLPWIAMMAISVSEYAYGSAEDTLSHAHGWTQSNTFWILSVWVFFQAGIAFPAGWMREKGILTARNAMYLGSGMCLIGFLSLSHLGNVWLAILGFGVVGGLGSGFVYATCINMVGKWFPERRGARTGFVNGGFAYGSLPFIFIFNYAFDTANYHRVLDLIGCYVMIVVIGCAFVFKDPPKNWWPADIDPLTFSGSRKNADSLAKNPPAVRQFTPKEAIRTGMLPLMWVAIVMTAGVSIFGISFQVDYAKDVGFGPLVAASSMGVMAVINGVGRGVVGWLSDKWGRKSTLVFVIVVLGLAQFGVILAGEMKSEWMFLFFAFLSGFGGGAFYPMFAALTPDYFGENYNATNYGLVYSGKLVSGLFGGGLGSMVVAAWGYNGAYALAGGVSMVAAAIALLLRQPGHSSADALTPQPQPAG, encoded by the coding sequence ATGACCGCGGACCCCATCGCAGCCGGCAGTTCGTCGGCAGACCCCGACGCCGCACACCGTTCCTACCGTGAAGTGACCGACTCCCACGGCCGCGTCTATCGCGTCGGCGAGAGCGACCGCGACATCCTCGGCCACTCCCGCACGTTCATGGTCTATCTCCCGTGGATCGCCATGATGGCCATCAGCGTCTCCGAATACGCGTACGGTTCCGCGGAGGACACCCTGTCCCACGCGCACGGCTGGACGCAGAGCAACACCTTCTGGATCCTCAGCGTCTGGGTGTTCTTCCAGGCGGGCATCGCCTTCCCGGCGGGCTGGATGCGCGAGAAGGGCATCCTGACGGCGCGCAACGCCATGTACCTCGGTTCAGGGATGTGCCTGATCGGCTTCCTCTCCCTGTCGCACCTGGGCAACGTGTGGCTGGCGATCCTCGGCTTCGGAGTGGTGGGCGGCCTGGGCTCCGGTTTCGTCTACGCGACCTGCATCAACATGGTCGGCAAGTGGTTCCCCGAGCGGCGCGGCGCCAGGACCGGCTTCGTCAACGGCGGCTTCGCCTACGGATCGCTGCCGTTCATCTTCATCTTCAACTACGCCTTCGACACCGCGAACTACCACCGCGTGCTGGACCTGATCGGCTGCTACGTGATGATCGTCGTCATCGGGTGCGCGTTCGTCTTCAAGGACCCGCCGAAGAACTGGTGGCCCGCGGACATCGACCCGCTGACGTTCTCCGGCAGCCGGAAGAACGCTGACAGCCTGGCCAAGAACCCTCCGGCGGTACGGCAGTTCACGCCCAAGGAGGCCATCAGGACGGGCATGCTGCCCCTGATGTGGGTGGCCATCGTGATGACCGCCGGTGTGTCGATCTTCGGTATCTCCTTCCAGGTCGACTACGCCAAGGACGTCGGCTTCGGCCCGCTCGTGGCCGCCTCCTCGATGGGTGTCATGGCGGTCATCAACGGCGTCGGACGCGGCGTGGTCGGCTGGCTGTCCGACAAGTGGGGCCGCAAGTCGACCCTGGTGTTCGTCATCGTCGTCCTGGGGCTCGCCCAGTTCGGCGTGATCCTGGCCGGCGAGATGAAGAGCGAGTGGATGTTCCTGTTCTTCGCCTTCCTCTCCGGCTTCGGCGGCGGCGCGTTCTACCCGATGTTCGCGGCGCTCACTCCGGACTACTTCGGGGAGAACTACAACGCCACCAACTACGGGCTGGTGTACAGCGGCAAGCTGGTCAGCGGCCTGTTCGGCGGCGGACTCGGCTCCATGGTGGTCGCGGCCTGGGGCTACAACGGTGCGTACGCGCTGGCCGGCGGCGTCTCGATGGTCGCGGCGGCGATCGCGCTGCTGCTGCGGCAGCCGGGGCACAGCAGCGCGGACGCGTTGACTCCGCAGCCGCAGCCCGCGGGTTGA
- a CDS encoding OFA family MFS transporter has protein sequence MTTTDYSTSVLYREVTDRNGRTYRIGESDTDIMGRTRKWMVILPWVGMMGISSAEYAFTSAEDTLREAHLWSSGHIFWLMGVWVFFQAAVAFPAGRLRESGKLPARTAMLIGAAGTLLGYLALAYAPNAAVAYFGFGMCSGIGAGLVYATCVNMVGKWYPERKGGKTGFVNGGFAYGSVPFVFLFTSYMDLGNYRTVLVCVGIGLCLVVAAAGWVFRDPPKNWWPPHVDPLKMTDDPKIRRALEKNPPAVKQYTPKEAARTPVLWMMWFCLLCTAGINIFGIAFQVPFGKDMGFAGGIVATAMSLKAVVNGTGRGVVGWISDRYGRRNTLIIVCIVLGSAQFGVLVSGQTGSMPFFLFCSMISGFGGGAIFPLFAAMTADYFGENNNATNYGIVYSSKLISGLVGSGMGAVVVGAWDYHGAFVLAGSIGLASAVLALFLKSPGRPKARRIVPNPHPLGEEMA, from the coding sequence ATGACAACCACCGACTACTCGACGTCCGTCCTCTACAGGGAGGTGACGGATCGCAACGGCCGCACGTACCGGATCGGCGAGTCCGATACGGACATCATGGGCCGAACACGCAAGTGGATGGTCATCCTGCCCTGGGTGGGCATGATGGGCATCAGCTCCGCGGAGTACGCGTTCACCTCGGCGGAGGACACGCTCCGCGAGGCTCATCTGTGGAGCAGCGGACACATCTTCTGGCTGATGGGCGTCTGGGTGTTCTTCCAGGCGGCCGTGGCCTTCCCCGCCGGGCGGCTGCGGGAGAGCGGCAAACTGCCCGCCCGTACGGCGATGCTGATCGGCGCCGCCGGCACGCTGCTGGGCTATCTGGCGCTGGCGTACGCGCCGAATGCGGCCGTGGCCTACTTCGGCTTCGGCATGTGCAGCGGCATCGGTGCCGGTCTCGTCTACGCGACCTGCGTGAACATGGTCGGCAAGTGGTATCCGGAGCGCAAGGGCGGCAAGACGGGCTTCGTCAACGGCGGCTTCGCCTACGGGTCCGTGCCCTTCGTCTTCCTGTTCACCTCGTACATGGACCTGGGCAACTACCGGACCGTGCTCGTCTGTGTGGGCATCGGACTGTGCCTGGTGGTGGCCGCGGCCGGCTGGGTCTTCAGGGATCCGCCGAAGAACTGGTGGCCCCCGCACGTCGACCCGCTGAAGATGACCGACGACCCGAAGATCCGCCGGGCGCTGGAGAAGAACCCGCCGGCGGTCAAGCAGTACACCCCGAAGGAGGCCGCCCGCACACCCGTCCTGTGGATGATGTGGTTCTGTCTGCTGTGCACGGCCGGCATCAACATCTTCGGCATCGCCTTCCAGGTGCCGTTCGGCAAGGACATGGGATTCGCGGGCGGGATCGTGGCCACTGCGATGTCCCTGAAGGCCGTCGTCAACGGCACCGGACGCGGTGTCGTCGGCTGGATCTCCGACCGCTACGGGCGCCGCAACACGCTGATCATCGTGTGCATCGTGCTCGGCTCGGCGCAGTTCGGCGTGCTGGTCTCCGGCCAGACGGGGAGCATGCCGTTCTTCCTGTTCTGCTCCATGATCTCCGGCTTCGGCGGCGGGGCGATCTTCCCGCTGTTCGCCGCGATGACGGCCGACTACTTCGGCGAGAACAACAACGCCACCAACTACGGAATCGTCTACAGCTCGAAGCTGATCTCCGGGCTCGTCGGCTCCGGTATGGGCGCGGTCGTCGTCGGCGCGTGGGACTACCACGGCGCGTTCGTGCTGGCCGGTTCGATCGGCCTGGCCTCGGCGGTACTGGCGCTCTTCCTGAAGTCCCCGGGCAGGCCGAAGGCCCGGCGCATCGTCCCCAACCCGCACCCGCTCGGCGAGGAGATGGCCTGA
- a CDS encoding acetate--CoA ligase family protein, whose amino-acid sequence MAEDRELRVQSLLDAVRAEGRTALTAPEGKVIADAYGIAVPGEELATDVDEAVSYAARFGGPVVMKIVSPDILHKTDAGGVIVGVEGAADVRAAFHKIIENARAYAASARIEGVQVQELLPQGQEVIVGAVTDPTFGKVVAFGLGGVLVEVLKDVTFRLAPVSADEALSMLDSIRAAEILRGVRGRAGVDRWAIAEQIRRVSQLVADFPEIAEVDLNPVIATPEGAVAADIRVILADSVPKPRRTYTREEILTSMRRLMQPSSVAVIGASNEQGKIGNSVMRNLIDGGFAGEIHPVNPKADDILGRKAYKSVTDVPGEVDVAVFAIPAKFVASSLEEVGRKNIPNAVLIPSGFAETGEHELQEEIVAIAERHGVRLLGPNIYGYYSTWQDLCATFCTPYDVKGGVALTSQSGGIGMAILGFARTTKTGVSAIVGLGNKSDLDEDDLLTWFGEDPHTQCIAMHLEDLKDGRAFVAAAQATVPKKPVVVLKAGRTAAGARAAGSHTGALAGDDAVYDDILKQAGVIRAPGLNEMLEYARALPVLPAPQGDNVVIITGAGGSGVLLSDAVTDNGLSLMEIPPDLDEAFRKFIPPFGAAGNPVDITGGEPPSTYEATIRLGLEDPRIHALVLGYWHTIVTPPMVFAELTARVVAEFRERGIEKPVVASLAGDVEVEEACQYLYERGVVAYPYTTEKPVAVLGAKYRWARAAVRLGGGS is encoded by the coding sequence ATGGCCGAAGACCGGGAGCTGAGGGTGCAGTCGCTCCTCGACGCTGTGCGGGCCGAGGGGCGGACCGCGCTCACCGCGCCCGAGGGCAAGGTGATCGCCGACGCGTACGGGATCGCCGTCCCCGGGGAGGAGTTGGCGACCGACGTCGACGAGGCCGTGTCGTACGCGGCGCGGTTCGGCGGGCCCGTCGTGATGAAGATCGTCTCTCCGGACATCCTGCACAAGACCGACGCGGGCGGGGTGATCGTCGGCGTCGAGGGCGCTGCGGACGTGCGGGCCGCGTTCCACAAGATCATCGAGAACGCGCGCGCGTACGCCGCGTCCGCGCGCATTGAAGGCGTACAGGTCCAGGAGTTGCTCCCGCAGGGGCAGGAGGTCATCGTCGGCGCGGTGACGGACCCGACGTTCGGGAAGGTCGTCGCGTTCGGGCTCGGCGGGGTGCTCGTCGAGGTCCTCAAGGACGTCACGTTCCGGCTGGCGCCCGTGAGTGCCGACGAGGCGCTGTCCATGCTGGACTCGATCAGGGCGGCGGAGATCCTGCGCGGTGTGCGCGGCCGGGCGGGCGTGGACCGGTGGGCGATCGCCGAGCAGATCCGCCGGGTGTCCCAACTGGTCGCGGACTTCCCGGAGATCGCGGAGGTCGACCTCAACCCGGTGATCGCCACCCCTGAGGGCGCCGTGGCGGCGGACATCCGCGTGATCCTCGCCGACTCGGTGCCGAAGCCCCGGCGCACGTACACGCGCGAGGAGATCCTCACCTCGATGCGCCGGCTGATGCAGCCCTCGTCGGTCGCCGTCATCGGTGCCTCCAACGAGCAGGGCAAGATCGGCAATTCGGTGATGCGCAACCTCATCGACGGCGGCTTCGCCGGGGAGATCCATCCGGTGAACCCCAAGGCCGATGACATTCTGGGCCGCAAGGCGTACAAGAGCGTCACGGACGTTCCCGGTGAGGTGGATGTGGCGGTCTTCGCTATCCCCGCCAAGTTCGTGGCCTCGTCCCTTGAGGAGGTGGGACGCAAGAACATCCCCAACGCCGTGCTGATCCCCTCCGGCTTCGCGGAGACCGGCGAGCACGAACTCCAGGAGGAGATCGTCGCGATCGCCGAGCGGCACGGCGTCCGCCTCCTCGGCCCCAACATCTACGGCTACTACTCGACGTGGCAGGACCTGTGCGCCACGTTCTGCACGCCGTACGACGTCAAGGGCGGTGTCGCCCTGACCTCGCAGTCCGGTGGCATCGGGATGGCCATCCTCGGCTTCGCCCGCACCACGAAGACGGGTGTGTCGGCGATCGTGGGCCTCGGCAACAAGTCGGACCTGGACGAGGACGACCTGCTGACCTGGTTCGGCGAGGACCCGCACACCCAGTGCATCGCCATGCACCTGGAGGACCTCAAGGACGGGCGGGCCTTCGTGGCGGCCGCGCAGGCGACCGTGCCGAAGAAGCCGGTCGTGGTACTCAAGGCCGGTCGTACGGCGGCTGGTGCCAGGGCGGCCGGCTCGCACACCGGGGCGCTCGCGGGCGACGACGCCGTGTACGACGACATCCTGAAGCAGGCCGGTGTCATCCGGGCGCCCGGGCTGAACGAAATGCTCGAGTACGCGCGCGCGTTGCCGGTGCTTCCCGCCCCTCAGGGCGACAACGTCGTGATCATCACCGGGGCCGGCGGCAGCGGCGTACTGCTGTCCGACGCGGTGACCGACAACGGACTGTCCCTGATGGAGATCCCGCCGGACCTGGACGAGGCGTTCCGGAAGTTCATCCCGCCCTTCGGGGCGGCCGGCAACCCGGTCGACATCACCGGCGGAGAGCCGCCGTCGACGTACGAGGCGACGATCCGGCTGGGCCTGGAGGACCCGCGCATCCACGCGCTCGTCCTCGGCTACTGGCACACCATCGTCACTCCCCCGATGGTCTTCGCGGAGCTCACCGCGCGCGTGGTGGCCGAGTTCCGGGAGCGAGGCATCGAGAAGCCCGTCGTGGCGTCACTCGCGGGCGACGTCGAGGTCGAGGAGGCCTGCCAGTACCTCTACGAGCGAGGGGTCGTGGCGTACCCGTACACGACCGAGAAGCCGGTGGCCGTGCTCGGCGCGAAGTATCGCTGGGCGCGGGCGGCGGTGCGGTTGGGGGGCGGTTCATGA
- the frc gene encoding formyl-CoA transferase, whose amino-acid sequence MTGTPTKALAGIRVLDMTHVQSGPSATQLLAWLGADVVKLEAPTGDITRGQLRDLPDVDSLYFTMLNCNKRSITLNTKTERGKEILTELIRRSDVMVENFGPGAVDRMGFTWDRIQEINPRIVYASIKGFGEGPYTNFKAYEVVAQAMGGSMSTTGFEDGPPLATGAQIGDSGTGVHAVAGILAALFQREHTGRGQRVNVAMQHAVLNLCRVKLRDQQRLVHGPLAEYPNDDFGTEVPRSGNASGGGQPGWAVKCAPGGPNDYVYVIVQPVGWKPLSELIGRPELAEDPEWATPAARLPKLNKMFQLIEEWSSTLPKWEVLERLNAHNIPCGPILSTREIIEDASLVANEMVVTVPHPERGEFVTVGSPLKLSDSPVQVTGSPLLGEHNAEVYIGELGLGDEELRLLKSNGVI is encoded by the coding sequence ATGACTGGAACGCCCACCAAGGCCCTCGCAGGCATCCGCGTCCTCGACATGACCCACGTCCAGTCCGGGCCGTCCGCGACCCAGCTGCTCGCCTGGCTCGGCGCGGACGTCGTCAAACTGGAGGCGCCGACCGGTGACATCACGCGCGGGCAGTTGCGCGACCTCCCGGACGTCGACTCCCTCTACTTCACGATGCTCAACTGCAACAAGCGGAGCATCACCCTCAACACCAAGACCGAGCGCGGCAAGGAGATCCTCACCGAGCTGATCCGGCGCTCGGACGTCATGGTCGAGAACTTCGGACCGGGCGCGGTCGACCGTATGGGCTTCACCTGGGACCGCATCCAGGAGATCAATCCGCGAATCGTCTATGCCTCCATCAAGGGGTTCGGCGAGGGCCCGTACACCAACTTCAAGGCGTACGAGGTCGTCGCACAGGCCATGGGCGGGTCGATGTCGACCACCGGTTTCGAGGACGGGCCGCCGCTGGCGACGGGGGCCCAGATCGGGGACTCGGGCACGGGCGTCCACGCCGTGGCGGGGATACTCGCGGCGCTGTTCCAGCGTGAGCACACCGGGCGTGGTCAGCGGGTGAACGTGGCCATGCAGCACGCTGTGCTCAACCTCTGCCGGGTGAAGCTGCGCGATCAGCAGCGTCTGGTCCACGGCCCACTCGCTGAATATCCCAACGACGACTTCGGCACCGAGGTTCCCAGGTCCGGAAACGCGTCCGGCGGGGGCCAGCCCGGCTGGGCGGTCAAGTGCGCGCCGGGCGGCCCCAACGACTACGTGTACGTCATCGTGCAGCCCGTCGGCTGGAAGCCGCTGAGCGAGCTCATCGGCCGGCCGGAGCTGGCGGAGGACCCCGAGTGGGCGACGCCCGCGGCCCGGCTGCCCAAGCTCAACAAGATGTTCCAGCTGATCGAGGAGTGGTCCTCGACGCTGCCCAAGTGGGAGGTGCTGGAGCGGCTCAACGCCCACAACATCCCGTGCGGGCCGATCCTGTCCACCAGGGAGATCATCGAGGACGCCTCGCTGGTCGCCAACGAGATGGTCGTCACCGTGCCGCACCCCGAGCGGGGCGAGTTCGTGACGGTGGGCAGCCCCCTCAAGCTCTCCGACTCCCCCGTGCAGGTGACCGGTTCACCCCTGCTCGGCGAGCACAACGCAGAGGTCTACATCGGCGAACTCGGCCTCGGCGACGAGGAACTGCGCCTGCTCAAGTCGAACGGAGTGATCTGA
- a CDS encoding thiamine pyrophosphate-binding protein, giving the protein MPDDTQDVISGGHLVAKALKAEGVDRIYTLCGGHIIDIYDGCVDEGIEVVDVRHEQVAAHAADGYARLTGKPGCAVVTAGPGTTDAVTGVANAFRAESPMLLIGGQGALTQHKMGSLQDLPHVDMMTPITKFAAAVPDTARAADMVSMAFRECYHGAPGPSFLEIPRDVLDAKVPVSKARVPKQGAYRASTRSAGDPEAVEKLADLLVHAEKPAILLGSQVWTTRGTEAAIDLVRALNIPAYMNGAGRGTLPPGDPHHFQLSRRYAFSNADVIVIVGTPFDFRMGYGKRLSPEATVVQIDLDYRTVGKNRDIDLGIVGDAGLVLKSVADAASGRINGGASRRKEWIDELRAAEQSAIEKRLPSLRSDASPIHPYRLVSEINDFLTEDSIYIGDGGDIVTFSGQVVQPKSPGHWMDPGPLGTLGVGVPFVLAAKQARPDKEVVALFGDGAFSLTGWDFETLVRYDLPFVGIVGNNSSMNQIRYGQAQKYGLERERIGNTLGDVHYDKFAQMLGGYGEEVRDPADIGPALRRARESGKPSLINVWVDPDAYAPGTMNQTMYK; this is encoded by the coding sequence ATGCCCGACGACACCCAGGACGTGATTTCCGGTGGTCATCTCGTTGCCAAGGCACTCAAGGCCGAGGGGGTCGACCGCATCTACACGCTGTGCGGCGGCCACATCATCGACATCTACGACGGCTGCGTCGACGAGGGCATAGAGGTCGTCGACGTCCGCCACGAGCAGGTCGCCGCCCATGCCGCCGACGGTTACGCCCGCCTCACCGGCAAACCCGGCTGCGCGGTCGTCACCGCGGGTCCTGGCACGACGGACGCCGTCACCGGTGTCGCCAACGCCTTCCGCGCGGAGTCCCCGATGCTGCTGATCGGCGGCCAGGGCGCCCTCACCCAGCACAAGATGGGGTCCCTGCAGGACCTGCCGCACGTCGACATGATGACGCCGATCACCAAGTTCGCGGCGGCCGTGCCGGACACGGCCCGCGCCGCCGACATGGTGTCGATGGCGTTCCGCGAGTGCTATCACGGTGCGCCCGGGCCCTCCTTCCTGGAGATCCCGCGCGACGTGCTGGACGCCAAGGTGCCGGTGAGCAAGGCGCGGGTGCCGAAGCAGGGCGCCTACCGCGCCTCGACCCGCTCGGCCGGCGACCCCGAGGCAGTCGAGAAGCTCGCCGACCTGCTCGTGCACGCCGAGAAACCGGCCATCCTGCTCGGCAGCCAGGTCTGGACGACCAGGGGCACCGAAGCCGCCATCGACCTCGTACGGGCCCTGAACATCCCGGCCTACATGAACGGTGCCGGCCGCGGCACCCTCCCACCCGGCGACCCGCACCACTTCCAGCTGTCGCGCCGCTACGCCTTCTCCAACGCCGATGTCATCGTCATCGTCGGCACGCCCTTCGACTTCCGCATGGGCTACGGCAAGCGGCTGTCGCCGGAGGCGACCGTCGTGCAGATCGACCTCGACTACCGGACGGTGGGCAAGAACCGCGACATCGACCTCGGGATCGTCGGCGACGCGGGACTCGTCCTCAAGTCGGTCGCCGACGCCGCTTCGGGGCGCATCAACGGCGGTGCGTCCAGGCGCAAGGAGTGGATCGACGAGCTGCGCGCGGCCGAGCAGAGCGCCATCGAGAAGCGGCTGCCGAGCCTGAGGTCGGACGCCTCACCGATCCACCCGTACCGCCTGGTCAGCGAGATCAACGACTTCCTCACCGAGGACTCCATCTACATCGGCGACGGCGGCGACATCGTCACCTTCTCCGGACAGGTCGTCCAGCCCAAGTCACCCGGGCACTGGATGGACCCGGGCCCGCTCGGCACCCTCGGCGTCGGCGTCCCCTTCGTGCTCGCGGCCAAGCAGGCCCGCCCCGACAAGGAGGTGGTGGCCCTCTTCGGCGACGGCGCCTTCTCCCTCACCGGCTGGGACTTCGAGACTCTCGTCCGCTACGACCTCCCCTTCGTCGGCATCGTCGGCAACAACTCCTCCATGAACCAGATCCGCTACGGCCAGGCCCAGAAGTACGGCCTGGAGCGCGAGCGGATCGGCAACACCCTCGGCGACGTCCACTACGACAAGTTCGCCCAGATGCTGGGCGGTTACGGCGAGGAGGTCCGCGACCCCGCCGACATCGGCCCGGCGCTGCGGCGTGCCCGCGAGTCGGGCAAGCCGTCGCTGATCAACGTCTGGGTCGACCCGGACGCATACGCCCCCGGAACCATGAACCAGACCATGTACAAGTGA
- the sucC gene encoding ADP-forming succinate--CoA ligase subunit beta, with amino-acid sequence MDLYEHQARELFEEHGIVVPRAEVTDSPREAREIARRLGGRVVVKAQVKTGGRGKAGGVKLAADPAAAELTARQILGMDIKGHTVGKVMLAQPVEFAAGESEFYVSYVLDRAAGTFLAIASAEGGMEIEEVAASRPEAVARIHIDPAEGVTSAKAGEIAEAAALPPQTVDVLVRLWEVLVREDALLVEVNPLVMTKQGQILALDGKVTLDDNARFRQARWGTQDVEHDVALEATAAAKGLNYVKLDGEVGIIGNGAGLVMSTLDVVAGCGARPANFLDIGGGASAQIMADGLSVILSDPAVKSVFVNVFGGITACDAVADGIVQALDAVRLTRPLVVRLDGNNAARGRAILDERAHPLVQQATTMDGAARRAARLATTG; translated from the coding sequence ATGGACCTGTACGAACACCAGGCAAGGGAACTCTTCGAGGAACACGGCATCGTGGTGCCGAGGGCCGAGGTCACCGACTCGCCCAGGGAGGCACGCGAGATCGCCCGCAGGCTGGGCGGGCGAGTAGTGGTGAAAGCCCAGGTGAAGACCGGTGGGCGGGGCAAAGCGGGCGGCGTGAAGCTCGCTGCCGACCCGGCCGCCGCGGAGCTCACGGCACGCCAGATCCTCGGCATGGACATCAAGGGCCACACGGTCGGCAAGGTGATGCTGGCCCAGCCCGTTGAATTCGCGGCCGGCGAGAGCGAGTTCTACGTCTCCTACGTGCTCGACCGCGCGGCGGGCACCTTCCTCGCGATCGCCTCGGCCGAGGGCGGCATGGAGATCGAGGAGGTCGCCGCGAGCCGCCCGGAGGCCGTCGCCCGTATCCACATCGACCCGGCGGAGGGCGTCACCTCGGCGAAGGCGGGTGAGATCGCCGAGGCTGCGGCGCTGCCGCCGCAGACCGTCGACGTTCTCGTACGACTGTGGGAGGTACTCGTCCGCGAGGACGCGCTGCTCGTCGAGGTCAACCCGCTCGTGATGACGAAGCAGGGGCAGATCCTCGCCCTCGACGGCAAGGTCACCCTCGACGACAACGCCCGCTTCCGGCAAGCACGCTGGGGCACGCAGGACGTGGAGCACGACGTCGCGCTGGAGGCGACGGCAGCAGCCAAGGGCCTCAACTACGTGAAACTGGACGGCGAGGTCGGCATCATCGGCAACGGCGCCGGCCTGGTCATGTCGACCCTCGACGTGGTCGCGGGCTGCGGAGCGCGGCCCGCGAACTTCCTCGACATCGGCGGCGGGGCCTCCGCCCAGATCATGGCCGACGGCCTCTCGGTCATCCTCTCCGACCCGGCCGTGAAGTCGGTCTTCGTCAACGTCTTCGGCGGAATCACCGCCTGCGACGCGGTCGCCGACGGCATCGTGCAGGCGCTGGACGCCGTCCGGTTGACCAGACCGCTGGTCGTGCGCCTCGACGGCAACAACGCGGCCCGCGGCCGCGCCATCCTCGACGAGCGCGCGCATCCCCTGGTCCAGCAGGCTACGACCATGGACGGCGCCGCCCGCCGCGCCGCCCGACTCGCCACCACTGGTTGA